The nucleotide sequence TATAAAGATTTTGCTATGAAGAAACAAACAATATCAAAGAATAAAAAAGCTTACTTCGATTTTTTTATAACAGATACAATCGAAGCGGGTATAGTATTGACTGGCTCTGAAGTTAAATCTTTAAGGCTTGGAGGAGCAAGCATAGCAGAATCTTATGCTGATATCATAGAATCTGGAGAATTATTCTTAGTTAATTCTTATATAAAAGAGTATGAACAATCTGGAAAGCATTTACAACATGAACCTAAGAGGATTAGAAAGCTTTTATTGCATAAAAAAGAGCTTAGAAAATTCTCTGGAGAAATCTCTAAGAAAGGAATAACAATAGTTCCTTTACATATGTATTTTAATGAAAATGGTAAAGTTAAAATTGAACTAGGCATAGCTAAAGGTAAGAAAAAGCATGACAAAAGAGAAAGCATAAAAGAGAGAGATTGGAATCGCGATAAAGCTCGTATCATGAAGAATAAAATATAAATTTATATTTAACCAATTCAATCACTCGCCCTCCTCAGCTCGTCATTCTGAACGGACACACTTGTGTGGTAGTGAAGAATCTTCTTGTGTTACTGGATGTAAATTAACATTCCACAAGCTCGAAAAGATTCTTCGTTACACTCAGAATGACCTTAATACTTTCCCCAGCCCGTCATTCTGATTAGCAGAGCGAAGAAGAATCTTCTTGTGCAACTGGATATAAATCAATATTACACAGGCATGAAAAGATTCTTCGTTACACTCAGAATGACCACATAATAAAATAGCATAGTGAAAAGATTTTTCGACTCCTTATAGTCGCTCAAAATGACTAGGGAAGGCGAGAATGACGATATAATAATATATCATGATGAAAAGATTTAATACTCAAAACTATCTTAATCAACAACTGGGAATAAATCTTCTTTTTCTCTCAATATAGGAGGGTATCCATTTTTCTTCCAAGCATCATCTGACCAATCAATTATAGGCAAGGTTGTTAACTTACGAGAGTTATTATCTCTCAGATCAGGATTCTCAATATCATCTCCACTATAATCCCAATAACGATTAATACTTAAGCGAC is from Alphaproteobacteria bacterium and encodes:
- the smpB gene encoding SsrA-binding protein SmpB; protein product: MLYKDFAMKKQTISKNKKAYFDFFITDTIEAGIVLTGSEVKSLRLGGASIAESYADIIESGELFLVNSYIKEYEQSGKHLQHEPKRIRKLLLHKKELRKFSGEISKKGITIVPLHMYFNENGKVKIELGIAKGKKKHDKRESIKERDWNRDKARIMKNKI